In Coregonus clupeaformis isolate EN_2021a chromosome 7, ASM2061545v1, whole genome shotgun sequence, one genomic interval encodes:
- the LOC121569183 gene encoding GTP-binding protein Rheb isoform X2, which produces MPQPKSRKIAVLGYRSVAFTKMITVNGQEYLLQLVDTAGQDEYSIFPQTYSIDINGYILVYSVTSNKSFEVIKVIHEKLLDMVGKVQVPIMLVGNKKDLHMERVISCEEGKALADSWNAAFMESSAKENQTAVEVFKRTILEAEKMEGGAPQGRTSCSLM; this is translated from the exons ATGCCTCAACCGAAATCCCGAAAAATCGCCGTCCTGGGATACAGATCCGTGG catTTACAAAGATGATCACAGTGAATGGTCAGGAGTACCTCCTGCAGTTGGTGGACACAGCCGGACAG GATGAATACTCAATTTTCCCACAGACCTACTCCATAGACATCAACGGCTACATTTTGGTGTATTCTGTCACATCGAATAAAAG TTTTGAAGTAATAAAGGTAATCCacgaaaaactattggatatggTTGGTAAAGTACA AGTACCCATCATGTTGGTCGGAAACAAGAAAGATCTACACATGGAACG TGTAatcagttgtgaagaaggcaaaGCGCTGGCCGACTCGTGGAACGCAGCATTCATGGAGTCCTCTGCTAAAGAGAACcag ACAGCGGTGGAGGTGTTCAAGAGGACCATCCTGGAGGCGGAGAAGATGGAGGGGGGAGCCCCCCAGGGCAGGACGTCCTGCTCCTTGATGTAA
- the LOC121569183 gene encoding GTP-binding protein Rheb isoform X1, whose product MPQPKSRKIAVLGYRSVGKSSLTIQFVEGQFVDSYDPTIENTFTKMITVNGQEYLLQLVDTAGQDEYSIFPQTYSIDINGYILVYSVTSNKSFEVIKVIHEKLLDMVGKVQVPIMLVGNKKDLHMERVISCEEGKALADSWNAAFMESSAKENQTAVEVFKRTILEAEKMEGGAPQGRTSCSLM is encoded by the exons ATGCCTCAACCGAAATCCCGAAAAATCGCCGTCCTGGGATACAGATCCGTGG GGAAATCTTCCTTGACTATACAGTTTGTGGAAGGCCAGTTTGTCGACTCATATGACCCAACTATAGAAAACA catTTACAAAGATGATCACAGTGAATGGTCAGGAGTACCTCCTGCAGTTGGTGGACACAGCCGGACAG GATGAATACTCAATTTTCCCACAGACCTACTCCATAGACATCAACGGCTACATTTTGGTGTATTCTGTCACATCGAATAAAAG TTTTGAAGTAATAAAGGTAATCCacgaaaaactattggatatggTTGGTAAAGTACA AGTACCCATCATGTTGGTCGGAAACAAGAAAGATCTACACATGGAACG TGTAatcagttgtgaagaaggcaaaGCGCTGGCCGACTCGTGGAACGCAGCATTCATGGAGTCCTCTGCTAAAGAGAACcag ACAGCGGTGGAGGTGTTCAAGAGGACCATCCTGGAGGCGGAGAAGATGGAGGGGGGAGCCCCCCAGGGCAGGACGTCCTGCTCCTTGATGTAA